From one Microbacter margulisiae genomic stretch:
- a CDS encoding GH92 family glycosyl hydrolase: MKKSLIFVVVLLAWFSGGKASSQDLTQYVDPFIGTGAHGHTFPGPCLPHGMVQVSPDTGEDGWDWCSGYHDSDTSLMGFSLTHLSGTGAADLGDILFMAYTGGWKTEPGSKEHPGEGYRSIFSHQDEQASAGYYSVMLKSYGIKAELTATARCALQRYTYPRTGDRDMIIDLGRGIQNKTVSSSIRFVGDDAIEGYRQSTGWAHDRYVYFYAKFNQPIVKKAIDNDGQIEEDKAAGTGKIEKALIRFSGTTGQPVLVKVSISAVSIANAKANLESGLPGWDFSAVRASAEKSWNKLLSKIEVEGGSTAEKRTFYTALYHSLLAPYLYSDVNGQYVGMDRKVHQAQGFHYYTVFSLWDTFRAAHPLYSLIEPKTNDDFVKSMLAMYKEGGRLPVWELDSNETWCMIGNHSIPVIADACLHGHPDFNIAEAYQAMKATVEDTIRGMKAYHQYGYVPDNVENNSVSITVEYAYDDWCVAQVARKLGKMADYRKYMQRAENYKNLYNPATRFLQGKDTQGQWREPFNPIDVSRLGSDDFTEGNSWQYTFFAPQDVDGLVHLIGGKKAFAHKLDSLFDQPSINNNPGEPDVSGMIGQYAQGNEPSHEIAYLYDYVGEPYKTADRVREIMDSLYTDTRSGLCGNDDCGQMSAWYVFGAMGFYPVNPSSGEYAIGSPVFSKITLHTGSGHPFEVEAKDVSKANKYIQSATLNGKDYPYSYITRKTIEQGGRLIFRMGNKPSSWATQPKDCPVSKIMQ; the protein is encoded by the coding sequence ATGAAAAAGAGTTTGATTTTTGTAGTTGTTTTACTGGCATGGTTCAGTGGGGGCAAGGCGTCCTCCCAAGATTTAACCCAGTATGTCGATCCCTTTATCGGGACAGGAGCTCATGGGCACACGTTTCCCGGGCCATGCCTGCCACATGGGATGGTACAGGTGAGTCCCGATACAGGAGAAGACGGGTGGGACTGGTGTTCGGGATACCATGACAGCGACACGTCTCTGATGGGTTTTTCGCTCACCCATTTAAGCGGGACAGGTGCTGCCGATCTGGGCGACATTCTCTTTATGGCCTATACCGGAGGGTGGAAAACCGAACCCGGGAGTAAGGAACATCCCGGAGAAGGCTACCGCTCCATCTTCAGCCATCAGGACGAACAGGCCAGCGCAGGTTACTATTCAGTAATGCTAAAAAGCTATGGCATCAAAGCCGAACTGACGGCCACCGCACGCTGCGCGCTGCAACGCTACACCTATCCCAGGACGGGAGACCGGGATATGATTATCGACCTGGGACGGGGCATACAGAACAAAACGGTATCCTCTTCGATCCGTTTTGTAGGCGATGACGCAATAGAAGGCTACCGGCAATCCACAGGCTGGGCCCACGACCGGTATGTCTATTTCTATGCCAAGTTCAACCAGCCGATTGTAAAGAAAGCCATAGACAATGACGGACAGATAGAAGAAGACAAGGCAGCAGGGACAGGGAAAATAGAAAAAGCCCTGATACGCTTTTCCGGTACCACAGGCCAACCCGTACTCGTGAAGGTATCCATTTCAGCCGTCAGCATCGCCAATGCCAAGGCCAACCTGGAATCGGGACTCCCCGGATGGGACTTTTCGGCCGTGAGAGCCTCGGCAGAAAAGAGCTGGAATAAGCTATTATCGAAGATAGAAGTAGAAGGAGGCAGCACAGCAGAGAAGCGCACGTTCTATACGGCTCTGTACCATTCGCTGCTGGCCCCGTACCTCTATAGCGATGTCAATGGGCAATATGTGGGCATGGACAGGAAAGTACACCAAGCCCAAGGCTTTCACTACTACACCGTTTTCTCCCTGTGGGACACCTTCCGGGCAGCCCACCCCCTCTATTCGCTGATAGAACCCAAGACCAACGACGATTTTGTCAAATCCATGCTGGCCATGTACAAGGAAGGCGGACGACTCCCGGTGTGGGAGCTGGATTCCAACGAGACCTGGTGCATGATCGGGAACCACAGTATCCCGGTTATAGCAGACGCCTGCCTGCACGGCCATCCCGATTTCAACATAGCAGAAGCCTACCAGGCGATGAAAGCCACTGTAGAGGATACCATCCGGGGCATGAAAGCCTACCATCAATACGGTTATGTCCCCGATAACGTAGAAAACAATTCCGTATCGATCACCGTAGAATACGCCTATGACGACTGGTGTGTGGCACAGGTAGCCAGGAAGCTGGGGAAGATGGCCGATTACAGGAAATACATGCAACGTGCAGAAAACTATAAGAATCTCTATAACCCAGCCACCCGTTTTTTGCAGGGGAAAGACACCCAAGGCCAATGGCGGGAACCCTTTAACCCGATCGACGTATCACGGTTAGGCAGTGATGACTTTACAGAAGGCAATTCATGGCAATACACCTTTTTTGCCCCGCAGGATGTAGACGGGTTAGTCCATCTGATCGGAGGGAAGAAAGCCTTTGCCCATAAATTAGATTCCCTTTTTGACCAACCCTCTATCAATAATAACCCGGGAGAACCCGATGTAAGCGGGATGATCGGCCAATATGCACAGGGGAATGAACCCAGCCATGAGATAGCCTATCTGTACGATTACGTTGGCGAACCCTACAAAACAGCAGACAGGGTCCGGGAGATCATGGATTCGCTGTACACCGACACACGGTCGGGGCTATGCGGGAATGACGACTGCGGGCAGATGTCAGCATGGTATGTCTTTGGAGCGATGGGCTTCTATCCGGTGAATCCGTCCAGTGGAGAATATGCGATTGGGAGTCCGGTGTTTTCGAAAATCACACTGCATACAGGAAGCGGACATCCCTTTGAGGTAGAGGCGAAGGATGTGAGCAAGGCCAATAAATACATTCAATCGGCGACGCTGAATGGGAAGGACTATCCCTATTCCTACATCACAAGGAAAACGATAGAGCAAGGCGGCAGGCTGATCTTCCGGATGGGCAACAAACCATCTTCATGGGCAACACAACCTAAGGATTGTCCGGTGTCGAAGATAATGCAGTAA
- a CDS encoding cellulase family glycosylhydrolase, giving the protein MKKSIKYLSLFVFLMGYLNLYAQNSKVWSAQRVNAWYAQHKWISGADFIPSTAVNQLEMWQKDTFDPQTIDRELGWAENIGFNTMRVFLHSLAWKEDPAGFKQRVSQYLSIAAKHHIQTIFVFFDDCWNSHPKEGKQPAPRVGIHNSEWVQDPGVPAYKDRACFPELKKYVTDVMQYFAHDKRILLWDLYNEPGNSGKGNSSFPLLKSVFQWARAVHPDQPISAGLWNWDLEKLNEFQVANSDIITYHDYEAPIWHLRVVQILKSFGRPLICTEYMARTRDSRFSNIMPMLKAENVGAINWGLVTGKTNTKYAWDTPMPDGKDPKVWFHDIFHKDGRPYLQDEVDLIKKLNGVQ; this is encoded by the coding sequence ATGAAAAAGTCAATTAAATATTTGTCTCTCTTTGTGTTCTTAATGGGATATCTAAATTTATATGCACAAAATAGTAAAGTTTGGTCAGCACAACGCGTAAATGCATGGTATGCTCAGCATAAATGGATTTCTGGTGCGGACTTTATCCCGAGTACAGCGGTCAATCAACTTGAAATGTGGCAAAAAGACACCTTTGATCCTCAAACGATAGATAGGGAGTTAGGATGGGCTGAAAATATCGGGTTTAATACGATGCGTGTTTTTTTGCATAGTTTAGCCTGGAAAGAAGATCCTGCCGGGTTTAAACAAAGGGTGTCCCAATATCTTTCAATCGCAGCAAAACATCACATTCAAACGATTTTTGTTTTTTTTGATGACTGTTGGAATAGCCATCCCAAAGAAGGGAAGCAGCCGGCTCCCCGGGTTGGTATTCATAATTCAGAATGGGTGCAGGATCCAGGTGTTCCTGCATATAAAGACAGGGCCTGTTTCCCTGAATTGAAAAAGTATGTTACAGATGTGATGCAATATTTTGCACATGACAAAAGGATTTTATTATGGGATTTATATAATGAACCAGGAAATTCAGGTAAAGGGAATTCCTCTTTCCCATTATTGAAAAGTGTATTTCAATGGGCACGTGCAGTGCATCCGGATCAGCCTATAAGTGCCGGACTTTGGAATTGGGACCTTGAGAAGTTAAATGAGTTTCAGGTGGCGAATTCTGATATCATTACATATCATGATTATGAAGCTCCTATCTGGCATTTACGTGTGGTTCAGATTCTAAAATCGTTTGGGCGTCCTCTGATTTGTACAGAATACATGGCACGAACCCGGGATAGCCGTTTTTCAAATATTATGCCAATGTTGAAAGCTGAAAATGTAGGAGCTATAAATTGGGGATTAGTTACAGGAAAGACTAATACGAAGTATGCTTGGGATACTCCCATGCCTGATGGGAAGGATCCCAAAGTATGGTTTCATGATATTTTTCATAAAGATGGACGCCCTTATCTTCAGGATGAAGTTGATTTGATTAAAAAGCTGAATGGCGTACAATGA
- a CDS encoding aldose epimerase family protein gives MKNIQHYVWLSLTIAMLASCKSHTATNQQQSANPGVPVLQAKNFADTINGKTTSLYLLKNKNGMQVAITNYGARLVSIVVPDKNNVPTDVIIGFTNVKEYVTSPDRFYGAIIGRVANRIAKGMFTLGGKTYHLAINNPPNSLHGGEPGYQDVVWDATQPNDSTVELSYLSKDGQANYPGNLQIHVTYTLGSDNALKISYEAQTDKTTLVSLTNHSYFNLNGEGSGTIDNQELQLNADQVTPVDSTQIPTGKFDSVAGTPFDFRTLTAIGKRIGEKNTQLAYGKGYDVNYVLNNPKAGSLFHAATVIGDKSGIQMDVYTVEPGLQFYSGNFMAGNNILQNKNIKDGYRTAFCLETQHYPDAPNHKNFPSIVLKPGKKYATYSIYKFSVEK, from the coding sequence ATGAAAAACATTCAACATTATGTATGGCTAAGCCTTACGATTGCCATGCTGGCTTCATGCAAGTCGCATACGGCAACCAATCAACAACAAAGTGCCAATCCCGGCGTACCCGTCTTGCAGGCAAAGAATTTTGCAGACACCATTAACGGGAAAACAACGAGCCTCTATCTCCTGAAAAACAAGAATGGCATGCAGGTGGCTATCACCAATTACGGAGCACGGCTGGTGAGCATCGTCGTTCCCGACAAAAACAATGTACCGACAGATGTAATCATAGGCTTCACAAATGTGAAGGAATACGTTACTTCTCCCGATCGTTTCTATGGAGCCATTATCGGGCGTGTGGCCAACCGGATTGCCAAAGGAATGTTTACTTTAGGCGGAAAGACATACCATCTGGCCATCAACAATCCACCCAACTCATTACATGGTGGGGAACCCGGTTACCAGGATGTGGTCTGGGATGCTACACAACCCAATGACTCAACGGTGGAACTGAGCTACCTGTCAAAAGACGGGCAAGCGAATTACCCGGGAAACCTGCAGATTCATGTGACCTATACCCTGGGATCAGACAATGCATTAAAAATTAGTTATGAAGCCCAGACGGACAAAACAACCCTGGTCAGCCTGACAAACCACTCCTACTTCAACCTTAACGGAGAAGGCAGCGGAACCATCGACAACCAGGAGCTTCAACTGAATGCCGACCAGGTTACTCCTGTGGATTCCACTCAGATTCCAACCGGCAAGTTTGATTCAGTGGCAGGAACACCGTTTGATTTCCGTACCTTAACGGCCATAGGGAAACGCATTGGGGAAAAGAATACCCAGCTGGCTTACGGAAAAGGCTATGATGTCAACTATGTATTGAATAATCCCAAAGCAGGCAGCCTGTTCCATGCAGCAACAGTTATTGGTGACAAATCAGGTATACAAATGGATGTTTATACTGTTGAGCCGGGGCTTCAGTTCTACAGCGGGAATTTCATGGCAGGAAACAATATCCTTCAAAATAAGAATATAAAAGACGGTTACCGCACGGCATTCTGTCTGGAAACACAACACTATCCGGATGCTCCAAACCACAAGAATTTCCCATCCATTGTGCTAAAGCCCGGAAAGAAATACGCAACATATTCTATCTATAAATTCTCTGTTGAAAAATAA
- a CDS encoding glycoside hydrolase family 27 protein: MKKFTFAFLFFAAVASAALAQKYPGLALTPPMGWNSWNTFKSNINEKMIKEMADAMVSSGMRDAGYKYLVLDDCWLSPTRDSLQNLQADPKKFPDGMKALGDYIHSKGLKFGIYNCAGTKTCAGYPGTRGHEYQDALTYASWEVDYLKYDWCNTEGINAREAYTTMSKALAATHRPIVFSMCEWGTNQPWLWGAPIAELWRTTGDIDCHWGSVSQIIDKEVNLRQYAGPGHWNDPDMLEVGNGMPVNEDRAHFSMWAMLAAPLIAGNDLRHMSEETRDILTNRGVIAVDQDSLGIQALRYEVKDSVETWMKPLEGGDWAICFLNRAAEPKAIDFDWKANVVKDTLSNRELNANTQRYAIVDLWTNKAMGTTQKALKGTVPSHDVLMVYLSKQKKGKRKY; encoded by the coding sequence ATGAAAAAGTTCACATTTGCATTTTTGTTTTTTGCAGCAGTTGCCTCAGCAGCTTTGGCACAGAAATATCCCGGGCTTGCCCTGACGCCGCCCATGGGTTGGAACAGTTGGAATACCTTTAAGAGCAACATCAACGAAAAGATGATCAAAGAGATGGCCGATGCCATGGTCTCTTCCGGCATGCGCGATGCCGGATACAAGTATCTGGTACTTGATGATTGCTGGCTCTCTCCAACACGTGATTCACTCCAGAACCTCCAGGCAGATCCTAAAAAGTTTCCCGATGGGATGAAAGCCCTCGGCGATTATATTCACTCCAAAGGATTAAAGTTTGGTATTTACAACTGTGCCGGTACGAAAACCTGTGCCGGATATCCGGGAACCCGGGGGCATGAATACCAGGATGCACTTACGTATGCTTCATGGGAAGTAGATTATTTAAAATACGACTGGTGCAACACGGAAGGAATCAATGCCAGGGAAGCCTACACCACGATGAGCAAAGCATTGGCTGCCACACACCGTCCGATTGTATTCAGCATGTGTGAATGGGGAACCAATCAACCCTGGCTATGGGGAGCTCCCATTGCCGAACTATGGCGTACTACCGGAGATATTGACTGCCATTGGGGATCTGTTTCTCAAATCATCGACAAAGAAGTCAACTTGCGCCAATATGCAGGGCCGGGACATTGGAATGATCCGGACATGCTCGAGGTGGGCAATGGTATGCCGGTTAATGAAGACCGTGCCCATTTTTCCATGTGGGCTATGCTTGCCGCTCCCCTTATCGCAGGAAATGACCTGCGCCACATGAGCGAAGAGACCCGTGATATCTTAACCAACCGGGGTGTCATTGCCGTCGATCAGGATTCATTGGGGATACAGGCATTGCGCTATGAAGTTAAAGACAGCGTGGAAACATGGATGAAACCGTTGGAAGGTGGAGACTGGGCTATCTGTTTCCTGAACCGGGCGGCTGAACCTAAAGCTATCGATTTTGACTGGAAAGCAAATGTAGTAAAAGACACGTTATCCAACCGGGAACTAAATGCCAATACACAACGGTATGCTATTGTGGATTTATGGACCAACAAAGCGATGGGAACAACCCAGAAAGCATTAAAAGGCACGGTTCCTTCCCATGATGTTCTAATGGTGTATCTTTCAAAACAAAAAAAAGGTAAGCGCAAATATTAA
- a CDS encoding glycoside hydrolase family 31 protein → MKSIFICTILFLCVTFLHAQQKPNEVRDDRPTMIVSGAARFTLLTSHIIRMEYDSTGRFVNAPSFVVIHRDLPAIPYTQINQGQWLIIKTSTMELKYKIGSGKFNQENLQITYKQANGSPILWHPGMANNENLKGTFRTLDGMNGDTHEGDTIPTPFQNGLLSRNGWYLLDDSNNFLFDNSSWRWVKKRNNPELDWYFMGYGTNYKAILYDFTKIAGKIPLPPRYAFGYWWSRYWNYSDDELRTLVEKFKQYNIPLDVLIIDMDWHTAGWTGYTWNKSLFPDPEKFLQWLKGQHLKTALNLHPASGIAPTEAKYTEFAKAMSFDTTGHKNIPFECADKKYMSNLFNIVLNPLRKEGVDFWWLDWQQWPYSKEIAGLSNTWWLNYCFFTEMEQQTNLRPLLYHRWGGLGNHRYQIGFSGDVVISWKSLAFQPYFTATASNVLYGYWSHDLGGHWFGNVPDSLKKIDPEMYTRWMQYGVFSPIFRTHSTKDPRLNRVIWNFTGDYFNALYNAIHLRYALAPYIYTMSRKAYDTGISLCRPMYYDYPQNKEAYALKDEYMFGDNMLIKPVVTPAINGLSTVKVWLPAGNDWYEWSTGTLFKGGQIITRKFMIDQYPVYVKAGAIIPMYDDKVKNLQENSKDLIVKVFPGSSFSTRLYEDAGNNNDYQKGAYTFTKIQTEKEGNKVLRVTIYPRTGAFSGMIHNRNIEVQLYGSVIPDSVVLNGRLLSYNTDKKNDTWNYSGHDLTVHIRSNDVSCNSKTEFEIYYPSKQVDINGMIGEMHRLKKAVAFLKNSGSPIPDMLSGVNQTDIRIEYHPTHFNRLIHEFAMYYPQVGDLINQTIVNPSIAKQCSYYLYNY, encoded by the coding sequence ATGAAGTCCATTTTTATTTGTACGATTTTATTCTTGTGCGTAACCTTTTTGCATGCACAACAAAAACCAAATGAGGTTAGGGATGATCGACCCACCATGATTGTTTCAGGGGCAGCCCGTTTTACACTTCTTACTTCCCATATTATTCGGATGGAATATGATTCCACAGGGCGGTTTGTGAATGCTCCTTCTTTTGTTGTTATCCATCGAGATTTACCTGCGATCCCGTATACCCAAATCAATCAGGGGCAATGGTTGATTATTAAGACGTCAACTATGGAGTTGAAATATAAGATTGGATCTGGGAAATTTAATCAAGAGAATCTTCAGATAACATATAAACAGGCTAACGGTTCTCCTATCCTTTGGCATCCAGGAATGGCAAACAATGAAAACCTTAAAGGGACTTTCCGAACTCTTGATGGTATGAATGGAGACACACACGAGGGCGACACTATTCCAACTCCATTTCAAAATGGACTTCTTTCACGCAATGGATGGTATCTATTGGATGATTCCAACAATTTTTTATTTGATAATAGCTCCTGGAGATGGGTAAAGAAGAGGAATAATCCCGAATTAGATTGGTATTTCATGGGTTATGGGACAAACTATAAAGCTATTTTGTATGATTTTACCAAAATAGCTGGGAAAATTCCCCTGCCTCCACGCTATGCTTTTGGATATTGGTGGTCTCGTTATTGGAACTACTCTGACGATGAGCTACGCACCTTAGTGGAAAAATTTAAGCAATATAATATACCGTTGGACGTGTTGATTATCGATATGGACTGGCACACGGCAGGATGGACAGGATATACATGGAACAAATCGCTTTTCCCTGATCCGGAGAAGTTTTTACAATGGTTAAAAGGGCAGCATCTAAAAACGGCATTAAATTTACACCCAGCGTCGGGTATTGCACCGACTGAAGCAAAGTATACTGAGTTTGCTAAAGCCATGAGCTTTGATACCACAGGGCATAAAAATATTCCTTTTGAGTGTGCCGATAAAAAATATATGTCCAATCTTTTTAATATCGTTCTCAATCCACTACGTAAAGAAGGCGTTGATTTTTGGTGGCTTGATTGGCAGCAATGGCCATATTCAAAAGAAATTGCAGGATTAAGTAATACATGGTGGCTGAATTATTGTTTTTTCACTGAAATGGAACAACAGACAAACTTACGGCCATTGTTGTACCATCGCTGGGGCGGATTAGGTAATCATCGCTATCAAATTGGATTTTCAGGAGATGTGGTTATTTCGTGGAAATCACTTGCCTTCCAACCTTATTTTACTGCCACGGCATCCAATGTCCTGTATGGTTATTGGAGTCATGATTTAGGAGGGCATTGGTTTGGAAATGTGCCTGATTCTTTGAAAAAAATAGATCCTGAAATGTATACCCGATGGATGCAATACGGTGTATTTAGTCCTATTTTCCGTACTCATTCGACCAAAGATCCTCGTTTAAACAGAGTAATCTGGAATTTTACCGGAGACTATTTTAATGCTTTGTATAATGCTATTCATTTACGATATGCTTTGGCACCTTATATATACACTATGTCACGCAAAGCATATGACACTGGGATTTCATTATGCCGTCCCATGTATTATGACTATCCTCAAAATAAAGAAGCTTATGCCCTCAAAGACGAATATATGTTTGGAGATAATATGCTCATTAAACCTGTTGTTACTCCGGCTATTAATGGCTTATCGACTGTAAAAGTTTGGCTTCCGGCAGGGAATGATTGGTATGAATGGAGTACAGGGACACTCTTTAAGGGAGGTCAGATCATTACCCGTAAATTTATGATAGATCAATATCCAGTGTATGTAAAAGCTGGTGCTATTATTCCGATGTATGATGACAAAGTTAAGAATTTGCAGGAAAACAGTAAAGACCTGATCGTGAAAGTATTTCCAGGAAGCAGTTTTAGTACCAGGCTCTATGAAGATGCAGGCAACAACAACGATTATCAGAAAGGAGCTTATACATTTACTAAAATTCAAACAGAGAAAGAGGGTAACAAGGTTTTACGAGTAACGATTTATCCACGAACCGGAGCTTTTTCTGGGATGATACACAATCGCAATATTGAGGTACAACTCTATGGCTCAGTAATTCCAGACTCTGTGGTATTGAATGGGAGACTACTCTCTTACAACACAGATAAGAAAAACGACACATGGAATTATTCCGGTCATGATTTGACGGTTCATATAAGGAGTAATGATGTGAGCTGTAATTCAAAAACTGAGTTTGAGATTTATTATCCTTCGAAACAAGTTGATATTAACGGAATGATTGGGGAGATGCATAGGTTGAAAAAAGCAGTTGCTTTTTTAAAAAATAGCGGTAGTCCCATTCCAGACATGTTGTCGGGTGTTAATCAAACAGATATCCGGATTGAGTATCATCCAACTCATTTTAATCGATTAATTCACGAGTTTGCCATGTATTATCCTCAAGTAGGAGACTTGATTAATCAAACAATTGTCAATCCTTCTATTGCAAAGCAATGTTCTTATTATTTGTATAATTATTAA
- a CDS encoding glycoside hydrolase family 43 protein: MPKIIFLTGFVLMVELCSFYSCGQNVSNQKLTLIPDTCYTYTNPVGGITNIGDPYVLQYGGKYYMYATSSQIGFKVWESSNLVDWEEKGFALTKFNNGDQWGQGNFWAPEVKYHNGKFYMVYSAIGDNGKMKVRIAKSDSPLGPFIDWGQPFFNEDSYSYIDGDVFLDKNKSYLFFVRDCSTNIINGNHVSQICVVELNNDLSKTVGTPETILSPDQKWENINQNWMWNEGPFVMKYKQEYYLLYSGNCYTDPNYSIGVATAHSPMGPWTKYSGNPILKKNLPLGVSGPGHCMVTMSPDSSEYFIVYHTHTDFNHPSGNRNMCIDRLVFQNGIPHVVGPTRSPQPLPSGVKYRIIYSEKE, from the coding sequence ATGCCTAAAATCATTTTCTTAACGGGATTTGTGTTAATGGTAGAATTGTGCTCTTTTTATAGCTGTGGGCAGAATGTCTCTAATCAAAAACTTACATTAATTCCCGATACATGTTATACATATACCAATCCTGTAGGGGGAATTACTAATATTGGTGATCCCTATGTATTACAATATGGGGGTAAATATTATATGTATGCAACCTCTTCTCAAATAGGGTTCAAAGTGTGGGAATCATCCAATTTGGTTGATTGGGAAGAGAAAGGCTTTGCTTTGACAAAATTTAATAACGGAGATCAATGGGGACAAGGTAATTTTTGGGCTCCTGAAGTAAAATATCATAATGGCAAATTTTACATGGTTTATAGTGCAATTGGAGATAATGGTAAAATGAAAGTGAGAATTGCCAAAAGCGATAGTCCTCTTGGCCCTTTTATTGATTGGGGGCAGCCATTCTTTAATGAAGACTCATATTCTTATATTGATGGCGATGTGTTTTTAGATAAGAATAAAAGCTATTTGTTCTTTGTCAGAGACTGTTCTACCAATATAATCAATGGAAATCATGTCAGCCAGATATGTGTAGTTGAATTGAATAATGACCTTTCCAAGACTGTAGGAACGCCTGAGACGATACTTTCTCCTGACCAGAAATGGGAGAATATAAATCAGAACTGGATGTGGAACGAAGGTCCGTTTGTAATGAAATACAAGCAAGAGTATTATTTATTGTATTCCGGGAATTGTTATACCGATCCCAATTATTCTATTGGGGTTGCGACTGCACATTCTCCGATGGGGCCGTGGACTAAATATTCAGGGAATCCTATCTTAAAGAAAAATCTTCCCTTAGGTGTTTCCGGACCAGGGCATTGTATGGTGACAATGTCTCCGGATAGTAGTGAATATTTTATTGTTTATCACACTCATACTGATTTTAATCATCCAAGCGGGAATAGGAATATGTGTATAGATCGTCTTGTGTTTCAAAATGGGATTCCTCATGTGGTAGGCCCGACTCGTTCTCCACAGCCTTTACCAAGTGGAGTGAAATACAGGATCATATATTCTGAAAAAGAATAA